A window of the Synergistaceae bacterium genome harbors these coding sequences:
- the fba gene encoding class II fructose-1,6-bisphosphate aldolase: MMLVNAKEMLQAAKAGHYAVGQFNINNLEWTKAVLQVAEELKAPVILGVSEGAGKYMGGFLTVQSMVAAMDKSLGITVPVCTHLDHGTYEGAYKCIKAGFTSIMFDGSHYPIDENIWKTKELTHVAHNLGMSIEAEVGAIGGEEDGVIGMGECADPDECKKIADLGVDMLAAGIGNIHGKYPANWKGLSFETLAAVQAKTGEMPLVLHGGSGIPDEMIKKAITLGVCKINVNTECQLAFAAATRKYIEAGKDNEGKGYDPRKLLAPGFEAIKDTVREKIKLFGSDSKA; this comes from the coding sequence ATTATGCTCGTAAACGCAAAAGAAATGTTACAAGCAGCAAAAGCAGGTCATTACGCAGTCGGTCAATTCAACATCAATAATCTTGAGTGGACAAAGGCCGTCTTACAAGTCGCAGAAGAGTTAAAAGCTCCCGTCATACTCGGAGTCTCTGAGGGCGCAGGAAAATATATGGGCGGTTTCTTGACCGTTCAATCAATGGTCGCAGCTATGGACAAATCACTGGGAATCACTGTACCCGTTTGCACGCATTTAGATCACGGAACTTACGAGGGCGCATACAAGTGCATTAAAGCCGGTTTCACGTCTATTATGTTCGACGGCTCGCATTATCCCATTGACGAAAACATTTGGAAGACTAAAGAGTTAACCCACGTAGCTCATAATCTGGGAATGTCAATCGAGGCAGAAGTCGGAGCAATCGGCGGCGAGGAAGACGGAGTTATCGGAATGGGCGAATGTGCAGATCCCGACGAGTGCAAAAAAATTGCTGATTTAGGCGTTGACATGTTAGCAGCAGGAATCGGAAACATTCACGGAAAATATCCGGCGAACTGGAAAGGTTTATCATTTGAGACTCTGGCAGCTGTTCAGGCAAAAACGGGTGAAATGCCTTTAGTTCTTCACGGCGGTTCAGGAATTCCCGACGAAATGATAAAGAAAGCAATCACGCTCGGAGTCTGCAAAATCAACGTTAATACAGAATGTCAATTAGCATTCGCAGCAGCAACAAGAAAATATATCGAGGCCGGCAAAGATAACGAGGGCAAGGGCTACGATCCTAGAAAATTATTAGCTCCCGGCTTTGAGGCAATCAAGGACACAGTGCGCGAAAAAATTAAATTATTCGGCTCTGACAGTAAGGCGTAA